cattttacaattttttttttttccgatccTCTGTTATGTGTGAAAAATGGATCTCacttttcaattactttttcaaagtaattctcttacagtagaatattttaatatgatcacTATTGAATTATGGTATTCCCAGTACTTTGCCATGTATAAAGTCTAAATcactaatttatgtaatatttaaatgcaaaaatgatctaattatttgacattttccatctttaaaaataaactatagaaaagaatttaaaaccttttttttttctttgctaagatgcttttgaaaaaaaaaaaaaaaattttttttcaactaattttaaattttcccaaTTTCCTTCCTCTGCACAGCGACTGCaacataagataatttttaaaaaatgaaagatgaccaacaataatgtttttattttatttaaaatagtttatctcatagttaaaatttatttatttgtaatacaaGTTGTTTTCCTTTACCAgaagttttatttacaaatgaaaaatctaaataaaaacacTCAAAATTTTGCACACTTCTAAATAAAACACTTCATTCCCCCCTTTccaatattattatatactttgTGACTTAGAGTTTAAGCCTTGtccttaaataaaacataattgacTGTAAAGAACAAGacttaaaaaatgtcattaattgcatacttattttaagataattttgatatatttatgtaacaaagataatttaataagtgaatcttttttttttttttttttttttttttgttattttgttccTGTAACTATACTGAAGTCTAAATTGttgtttttaacattaaaaaataaaatatattctaaggCATAATAGGAATTTGGACAggttatatgtaattttaatgatttcaactGACTAAagaagtataaatatattaatgtgtAATGAAGGATTAAAAATTACAGCACTTTCACAATTAATGAGACACCATGGCATTAAATACTGTACAAATTAGTTTAAATCAAACTCattcttaaaaaatcttatattttcctttattataggTCAGAATTTGAAAATCACAATGAGTAATCCCAATGCTGATAAAGTTGGTGAAATATTCTTAGCTGGTGGAGCTGCTTTTCACAAGATGTCTGAGCTCATAATGTCTCTTCATGCTGGAGATACAACTCCAGCTAGTGGAAAATGGTCATTGCAAGAAATTCAGATGCTGCAGACATCAGTGAGAACCTTTAATAATGAGCTGAAGAGAATTCATAAATCTATCAAAGAAAATAGTAGTCAAGTAGAATCTCGGGTGAAAGACACAGTGGGTATTATTGGGTTGAAAAAGACATCTACTGGTACTGTTAAAAACATGTCAGATGATAAAATGAGAATTTCTACTGGTATATCACAATCTCCACCTAAATCTCATTTGACATTGAATATGTTGAATGCTGTAGAAGCTGAAGTTGATGTTGAAGGTTTGTCAAATAAACTGGACTATGACAGTGCAGATGCTTCTTGATTTCCTTTGTAATGTTGTACTCATTAACAGAGCTTACATCAATATCCCTTGTCATACATCAGATAGTGGAAAAGAAAATGAACTGAAGAACAATTGTAAATGTCATGAaacatcatttataatatatagtaattatttttaatttagcaattttctgagaaaaatgttttttgttcttATCAAATCATGTATTatgtttcatattcatattataaaattttgcctatatatgttttaattactaGGCTATATTGTAGCATATATAcactgcttttttaaattattaatatatattctattattactataaaattattgtaGTTGATGGACATGTAGTtgaaaacttttacttaaaaatgttaaatttctgcGTGTTTTTTTTATAGTGAGAATGGATcttgaaaatttgtgaaaaaaaatttaactatgcaaaattttgttttgtgaaaCAATGGTTAATAgtcaatttcagaaaataaactattaaaatattgttttataatatacattattaaaaaaaaataatatatttgaaaagttgtTCTGAGCATCACCACTGTTCATTTTAATTGActttaatgaatatcaaaaatattacataatgtaTTGATAaatatggaagaatttttttaatgtctgctttagtataaaaatctgaaattaaatgtatgaaataccatacatttaatgattttaaaatggcatattgTAAATATACTACACAATAAATAAACATACATGTGAGTGTTCTATCAttgtattttcaaatgatataacTTTGCTGTTATTAATGTaaatcgcaattaaaaaaaataaattagctgtATTTAGTGACAAGCTGTTCTTTCTCtagattaataacattaatttaatcatgATCATATCTTTTTGGATCTATgtaaaagaagtaaatattatttaaattatacttgcagAATAAATATAGAGCATTATGATTTGTTAGTTATATTTGCATATCAATGAAATTGATCCAGTTGTTGAAGATGAGTTTAgtatcaaaactttattttacgatatgtattaaaaagaatttggcAATCAATCattgatagtaaaaaaaagtcttatgaaataaaaattgatgaaatcacTATCATGATTGTGGATTTCCTTGCAAACAATATAGTGAAATAGTTTTTTGgggaatatttctcaaaaatggaggatacaagttattattaataacattcatAGGAGTTGAGAGCGTTAATATGAAAAAGCAAGTAAGAGTGCCCTTCTCTCAACTTTCTCATACATATCAACAATATAatggtttatttttgttttttttctttgaggatAATACTTCTTATGAATCTGTATGCCTTGAATATACCATCAGCATTTGAAAAGTGCAAGCAACAATATCATGCACATACACTCCAGATTTCCACATGTAGCACTGCATATCACATTTTGTAAAATGAGAAAGAGAATCGAGTATGAATTTTGGATGTCCTCATTTTGATAATGAGGTCCAAATTTTGTTCATGAGATTGTACACAGAATATTACTAATccaaatcattgtatttttttagttatataaatgcTATTCTTGTACTTGTTAACATATAAGCCAAATAATAATCATTCCATTGAAAAAATTTGCTTACAAATTTCTTGCATTaccttaaagtttttaaaaaaaaaaaaaatcaacatgacAACACTTTGACTTCAAAACTTGACTAATAAGAGGTATATGCCAGCTGAAAATTGTTTGGGAACACATATTGAAATTTGAGAGTACTAATAATAACAATGGAGAATGTTCAGTTTAgtctttgaaatgaaatgtaatggTCTTATAAATAGGATGCTTACTGTAATAGATtaattcagataaattatttgttcttgtAACCCATTAACAGACATCTGACATTGCATTTTAACCCTCTCAACACTGAAAAAAGATCTATTTCTATTAaagaattcagaagaaaaaaaatgtattcataatataaaatggaaaaaacctCATCATGggtgatttaaattatattttattcagaaaaccCTTTATAAGGATTTTTGAATATTGGCTGTTATATAGgaatttttgacagaaaaataaagcagttttttttaaaacaatttattaaaaactataatacaaaaatttaacaggtgaaaattattagtataattaaacattgtataaaataatttcactggTTATAAGGTAACAGATACATTGCATGTGTCTTAAAAAGAAGacactaatgaaaataaaatatttggacctctctttttaaaaaaaaaatagatgttcaGGTACATTTTAAAGAacctaaaagataaataataatgaattatttttgcacataattgtaagttttttaaagataatagatattgtaaaaaatatataagttcatcattttttttgtcaCGATTGTAAACTTAGGAggaataacattttgaattaggAATTTGAAtctgttttaatataaatgcattttatttaaaatgattaaaaatctaatagaaaCAACTGAACAGACAATGGAACATAAATATTAGTTTAAGAAAAGCTGTAACATGTCAAATTATTCAATGGCTGATACCGTAGAAATTCAGATTAATATCAGGCTTATACATACAAAGTATTCCCTGGTAAATAAGtagaataaagtatttataattttatagaatcatAGGCAACTGAATTTGATTATTCATTTagatttgcaattaaatatagaatatagaaaAAGTTCAACATCATCaattataattcattgttatcatctatattcattactttttaataaaatatttaatttaatctaagaACATTTACttatagaaatgttattttttattattacaatttattaaattaattattaaatattaaacaatatttaattattaaataacatttttcctgGTGACATGTGCCAAAggttattgaagaaaaatgttatattaataatttttaattaaaaatcaaatcagtattttgaaaaaattatttttagttaatactctccattaaaaaaaaaaagtacaagcCAAATTTGATACTAGAACATATGAAAAATTTCTGCATCATGCATTAACAAATAACATTTAGCCTATAAGCCTATAGCATTTAACCTATAAGCATTATGATGCTAAAAAG
The Argiope bruennichi chromosome 6, qqArgBrue1.1, whole genome shotgun sequence DNA segment above includes these coding regions:
- the LOC129972241 gene encoding chromatin complexes subunit BAP18-like is translated as MSNPNADKVGEIFLAGGAAFHKMSELIMSLHAGDTTPASGKWSLQEIQMLQTSVRTFNNELKRIHKSIKENSSQVESRVKDTVGIIGLKKTSTGTVKNMSDDKMRISTGISQSPPKSHLTLNMLNAVEAEVDVEGLSNKLDYDSADAS